The proteins below come from a single Iocasia fonsfrigidae genomic window:
- a CDS encoding carbohydrate ABC transporter permease: MEKRKQYLRIILYIILTLGGLTMILPFVWMISTSLKTLNEVFIFPPSFLGEKIVWQNYLRVSDRFPFGTFFFNSLKISVLVVLAQLFTSSMAGFAFARLRFPFKDTLFALYLATLIVPFHVLLVPTFLLMREFSWVDSHLSLIIPNLVSAFGTFLMRQFFLTIPKDLEDAARIDGCTPFGIYFRIFLPLSKPALATLGIFTLMGSWNDFVRPLVFINSISKMTLPLGLSSMQGLYSTNWPVLMAATVVSLLPILIAFFLAQEYFVRGVTLSGLKG; encoded by the coding sequence ATGGAGAAAAGAAAGCAATATTTACGTATTATACTTTATATTATACTTACTCTTGGTGGTCTAACAATGATTTTGCCATTTGTCTGGATGATTAGTACTTCTTTAAAAACACTGAATGAAGTTTTTATATTTCCTCCTAGTTTTTTGGGAGAAAAAATTGTTTGGCAAAATTATTTAAGGGTATCAGATCGTTTTCCTTTTGGAACATTCTTTTTCAATAGTTTAAAAATTTCAGTATTAGTAGTTTTAGCTCAGCTCTTTACCAGTTCAATGGCAGGTTTCGCTTTTGCTAGACTTAGGTTTCCTTTTAAAGATACTTTATTTGCACTTTATTTAGCGACACTAATAGTACCTTTTCATGTTCTTCTGGTACCAACATTTCTTCTAATGCGCGAATTTAGTTGGGTTGATAGCCACTTATCTTTGATTATACCTAATTTGGTTTCTGCTTTTGGTACATTTTTAATGCGGCAATTTTTTCTTACAATTCCTAAAGATCTTGAAGATGCAGCTAGAATTGATGGATGTACACCTTTTGGTATATATTTTCGTATTTTCCTTCCGTTATCAAAACCAGCTCTTGCAACTTTGGGAATATTCACACTTATGGGTAGTTGGAATGATTTTGTCCGTCCACTTGTATTTATTAATTCTATATCTAAAATGACTTTACCGCTTGGTTTATCATCTATGCAAGGTCTGTATTCTACTAACTGGCCGGTTTTAATGGCTGCTACTGTAGTAAGTTTATTGCCTATATTGATAGCTTTCTTTTTAGCTCAGGAATATTTTGTGCGAGGTGTTACACTGTCTGGTCTGAAGGGTTAG
- a CDS encoding carbohydrate ABC transporter permease, producing the protein MICLERIKYSDLFWASIFLLPNLLGFIIFILLPVLASFGISFLEWDLLGEMDWIGLGNYKELMTDSVFWKVLWNTIYFTVVTVPVGIMISLFLAIALNQKIRGLKIFRSVYFLPVISSMVAVAMVWQWIYNPQFGLLNYLLSLIGINGPSWLSSTIWAMPAVMITSIWKCLGFNMLLFLAGLQGISETYYEAAEIDGANWFSKFRNITIPLLSPTTFFVIVMSVINSFQVFDQIYIMTQGGPARSTSVLVHYLYQNAFQYYRMGYASSIAYVLFFLVFIVTLIQLKRSNKWVVY; encoded by the coding sequence GTGATATGCTTAGAAAGAATCAAATATAGTGATTTATTTTGGGCCTCAATATTTTTATTACCCAATTTATTAGGTTTTATTATTTTTATTTTACTGCCGGTTCTTGCTTCGTTTGGAATAAGTTTTTTGGAATGGGATCTACTAGGGGAAATGGACTGGATTGGCCTTGGAAATTATAAAGAACTTATGACAGATAGTGTTTTCTGGAAAGTGCTTTGGAATACTATTTATTTTACTGTGGTAACAGTACCAGTGGGGATTATGATTTCTCTTTTTTTAGCAATTGCGTTAAACCAAAAAATTAGAGGTTTAAAGATATTTAGGTCAGTATATTTTTTGCCTGTAATTTCATCAATGGTTGCAGTTGCAATGGTCTGGCAGTGGATTTATAATCCGCAGTTTGGTTTATTAAATTACTTATTGAGTTTAATAGGAATTAATGGTCCTAGCTGGTTAAGTAGCACTATTTGGGCAATGCCAGCTGTTATGATTACAAGTATTTGGAAATGTTTGGGTTTTAATATGCTGTTGTTTCTAGCGGGATTACAGGGAATTTCTGAAACATATTATGAAGCAGCAGAAATTGATGGAGCTAATTGGTTTTCTAAATTTAGGAATATAACTATACCTTTATTATCACCAACAACTTTTTTTGTAATTGTAATGTCTGTTATTAATTCATTCCAGGTTTTTGATCAAATATATATAATGACTCAGGGGGGGCCTGCACGCTCAACTTCTGTTCTGGTGCATTATCTTTATCAAAATGCTTTTCAATATTATAGAATGGGTTATGCCAGTTCTATTGCCTATGTTCTATTTTTTTTGGTTTTTATAGTTACTCTTATTCAACTTAAACGTTCCAATAAATGGGTTGTTTATTAA
- a CDS encoding glycoside hydrolase family 127 protein: protein MSGNKSYLKAVLLKDVKIECGLLAKKNELVRKEVIPYQWKALNNEIADADPSNAIKNFRIAAGETEAEFLGMVFQDSDVAKWLEAVAYQLTTNHDEELENLADSVIDLIEKAQQPDGYLNTYYTIKEPDHKWTNLAECHELYCAGHMIEAAVAYYQATGKRKLLDVMIRFTDLIDSKFGREDDKIKGYPGHQEIELALIKLYNITGDSKYKELANYFIDERGQEPSYFDIEWEKRGKTSHWKDFRKIANGEYYQAHKPVREQATAVGHAVRAMYMYCGMADVAKETGDKQLLEACKRLWNNVTKKQMYITGGVGSSGHLESFTFDYDLPNDTAYTETCAAISLVFFAQRMFHLDPAAEYIDIMERALYNGVLSGISEDGQKFFYVNPLEVRPEVCQQRYDHKHVKPVRQKWFGCACCPPNIARLLASIGQYIYSYKQNSVFVNLYVDSTVDLELNNNEISLKHETNYPWDGNVKLTILKAKKPDFVLALRIPSWCKKAQLKVNGEKINITELIDNGYVYLNRSWTARDTVELSLNMPVERVSANPQVRENIGKVAIQRGPVVYCLEEVDNGSNLPAIYLPDSTELKAVYRSDLLGGVTMIKGQAIKLDESTWSGRLYSTENLRYKPIEITAVPYFSWNNRQAGEMLVWLNKMN, encoded by the coding sequence ATGTCGGGAAATAAGTCTTATTTAAAAGCGGTATTACTAAAAGATGTAAAAATTGAATGTGGTTTATTAGCTAAAAAAAATGAACTGGTTAGAAAGGAAGTGATTCCTTATCAGTGGAAGGCATTAAATAATGAGATAGCCGATGCAGACCCCAGTAATGCTATTAAAAACTTTAGAATAGCAGCTGGAGAAACAGAAGCTGAGTTTCTTGGGATGGTTTTTCAGGATAGTGATGTGGCAAAATGGCTGGAAGCAGTGGCTTATCAGTTAACTACCAACCATGATGAAGAACTGGAAAACCTGGCTGATAGTGTAATTGATTTGATAGAAAAGGCCCAACAGCCTGATGGGTACTTAAATACATATTATACAATCAAAGAACCTGATCATAAATGGACTAATCTGGCTGAATGCCATGAATTATATTGTGCCGGGCACATGATAGAGGCAGCAGTAGCTTATTACCAGGCAACAGGCAAAAGAAAACTTCTTGATGTTATGATTCGTTTTACTGATCTTATTGATAGTAAATTTGGAAGAGAGGATGATAAAATAAAGGGATATCCTGGACATCAGGAGATTGAACTGGCTTTAATAAAATTATATAATATAACTGGAGATAGCAAATATAAAGAACTAGCTAATTATTTTATTGATGAACGGGGTCAGGAGCCTAGTTATTTTGATATAGAGTGGGAAAAGAGGGGGAAAACCAGTCATTGGAAGGATTTTAGGAAAATAGCAAATGGGGAATATTATCAGGCACATAAACCTGTGAGGGAGCAGGCTACTGCTGTAGGGCATGCAGTAAGAGCTATGTATATGTATTGTGGTATGGCAGATGTGGCAAAGGAGACAGGGGATAAACAACTACTTGAAGCATGTAAGAGACTCTGGAATAATGTCACTAAAAAGCAGATGTATATTACAGGGGGAGTCGGCTCCAGTGGACATTTAGAGTCTTTTACTTTTGATTATGACCTGCCAAATGATACCGCTTATACTGAAACCTGTGCTGCTATTTCTCTTGTGTTTTTTGCCCAGAGAATGTTTCACCTTGATCCAGCAGCAGAATATATAGATATAATGGAGAGGGCCCTTTATAATGGAGTCTTAAGTGGGATATCTGAAGATGGGCAGAAGTTCTTCTATGTTAACCCCTTGGAAGTAAGGCCTGAGGTCTGTCAGCAAAGATATGATCATAAACATGTTAAACCAGTCCGGCAGAAGTGGTTTGGATGTGCTTGCTGTCCTCCAAATATTGCACGTTTACTGGCTTCAATAGGGCAGTATATATATTCTTATAAGCAAAACAGTGTATTTGTAAACCTGTATGTTGATAGTACAGTAGACCTTGAATTAAATAATAATGAAATTAGTTTAAAACATGAGACAAATTATCCCTGGGATGGGAATGTAAAGCTTACTATATTAAAGGCTAAAAAACCCGACTTTGTTCTGGCTTTAAGGATTCCTTCCTGGTGTAAAAAAGCCCAGTTAAAGGTTAATGGGGAAAAAATAAACATTACAGAATTAATAGATAATGGTTATGTTTATTTAAACCGCAGCTGGACTGCTAGAGATACAGTAGAACTAAGTTTAAATATGCCTGTTGAAAGGGTATCTGCCAACCCACAGGTGCGTGAAAATATAGGAAAAGTAGCTATTCAAAGAGGACCTGTTGTTTATTGTCTGGAAGAAGTAGATAATGGAAGTAATCTGCCGGCCATTTATCTGCCTGATAGTACAGAATTGAAAGCAGTATACAGGAGTGATCTGCTGGGCGGAGTAACTATGATAAAGGGGCAGGCAATAAAACTAGATGAATCTACCTGGTCTGGTAGATTATATTCTACTGAAAATCTGCGGTATAAACCGATTGAAATTACTGCTGTTCCTTATTTTTCCTGGAATAACAGGCAAGCAGGTGAAATGTTGGTCTGGCTAAACAAGATGAATTAA